The following coding sequences lie in one Listeria ivanovii subsp. londoniensis genomic window:
- a CDS encoding MATE family efflux transporter, with the protein MKEQSKRLGEDSIPSLMARLSVPAFIGMFVMGMYNIVDTIFVSYGVGPSGVAALSIAFPVQMILMAMAAMFGIGGASIISRSLGAGEQGQANKVFHQVIWLVVLSSIFIAIITFIFLDPLITLFGAPADIHDIASDFLSLILLGAVFQTFAMAMNNIVRSEGNAKTAMLTMLISAILNMILNPIFIMGFGMGVRGSALATVIAQAVGAVWLLIYFLSGKSTLSLKGITFRMDFPLIRRIMAIGFPSFIMMSAGSIVTIAVNWMLNIYGGTLAIAVYGIANRIASFVIMPINGVTQGMQPIVGFNYGSRQFERVMKAVKVSMFAATVMSLIAWGLVEIFPGMLVRIFSNDPELIAEGTNAVRFMLLAAPTIGFQIVCGGLYQALGRARISFIISLMRQIICLVPLLIILPQFFGLNGIWYAFPLADLGAFTVCVIIMKKTWRPIFKNTELV; encoded by the coding sequence ATGAAAGAACAAAGTAAACGTTTAGGTGAAGATAGCATACCATCACTTATGGCGCGACTATCGGTTCCCGCATTTATTGGGATGTTTGTTATGGGTATGTATAATATTGTCGATACGATTTTTGTGTCTTACGGGGTTGGACCATCTGGCGTTGCGGCGCTTTCAATTGCTTTTCCAGTTCAAATGATACTAATGGCGATGGCTGCAATGTTTGGAATTGGTGGTGCTTCGATTATTTCTCGTTCGCTCGGTGCCGGGGAACAGGGTCAGGCGAATAAAGTCTTCCACCAAGTCATTTGGTTGGTCGTATTATCTAGTATTTTTATTGCTATTATTACATTTATTTTCTTAGATCCATTGATTACACTTTTTGGCGCACCAGCAGACATTCACGATATTGCAAGTGATTTCTTGTCACTTATCTTGCTAGGAGCAGTATTCCAGACATTTGCAATGGCAATGAATAATATTGTTCGTTCGGAAGGTAATGCTAAAACAGCGATGTTAACAATGCTCATTTCCGCTATTTTAAATATGATTTTAAATCCGATTTTTATTATGGGATTTGGCATGGGCGTTCGTGGTTCAGCTCTTGCAACGGTAATTGCTCAAGCAGTTGGGGCGGTTTGGCTGCTGATTTATTTCTTATCCGGAAAAAGCACTCTATCTCTAAAGGGGATAACTTTCCGAATGGATTTCCCGCTTATTCGCCGGATTATGGCGATTGGGTTCCCGTCATTTATCATGATGTCAGCAGGAAGTATCGTTACAATCGCGGTAAACTGGATGCTAAATATTTATGGTGGAACGCTTGCTATTGCAGTTTATGGAATTGCCAACCGAATTGCTTCATTCGTGATTATGCCGATAAATGGTGTAACACAAGGGATGCAGCCGATTGTCGGTTTTAACTATGGATCCAGACAGTTTGAACGGGTGATGAAAGCTGTCAAAGTTTCTATGTTTGCAGCGACGGTTATGTCTTTAATCGCTTGGGGTTTGGTCGAAATTTTCCCAGGAATGCTTGTCCGGATTTTCTCAAACGACCCAGAATTGATTGCTGAAGGAACGAATGCCGTTAGATTTATGTTGTTAGCCGCACCGACAATTGGTTTCCAAATTGTTTGTGGTGGACTATATCAAGCACTCGGTCGGGCGCGGATTTCGTTTATTATTTCGCTTATGCGTCAGATCATCTGTTTAGTACCACTGTTAATTATATTGCCTCAATTCTTCGGCTTAAATGGCATTTGGTACGCTTTCCCACTTGCTGACCTAGGTGCATTTACTGTCTGTGTTATAATTATGAAGAAAACTTGGCGTCCAATTTTCAAAAATACTGAACTAGTTTAA
- a CDS encoding PucR family transcriptional regulator, whose translation MHIKILKNRYPNIVVSKNPIKPTAQVISFFEEPYYFTIPKNNLSEEETTLLKTLFPEPSPKFHKESTQFWFDLLFGNGELSIPNENDAYRITQFHLRTDATKSMLQEWQKALLSFFSPEAELVMFSSHYGVIVEKSASSLIGEEELEAVASTLENDFYIQATFFMGLFHPLNMQLRDLFAEERAIFNYKNRSIVQTVASESLKVIALRMKESLITSELKNFFNQDDTWIPLIHTLFKNQGNISLTAKELFMHRNTIQYRLDKFHEQTNLSLRKMDGLLLAYLATLQTNTKNSNQD comes from the coding sequence ATGCACATTAAAATATTAAAAAATAGATATCCCAATATTGTCGTTTCAAAAAATCCGATTAAACCAACTGCTCAAGTGATTTCTTTTTTTGAAGAACCATATTATTTTACGATTCCTAAAAACAATCTTTCAGAAGAAGAAACAACCTTATTAAAAACATTATTTCCCGAGCCATCGCCAAAATTTCATAAAGAATCCACACAATTTTGGTTCGATTTATTATTTGGTAATGGGGAACTTTCTATTCCAAACGAAAATGACGCTTACAGAATAACGCAATTTCATCTTAGAACTGACGCCACTAAAAGCATGCTACAAGAATGGCAAAAAGCTTTACTTAGTTTCTTTAGTCCGGAAGCTGAATTAGTTATGTTTTCGAGCCACTATGGCGTAATTGTTGAAAAATCAGCTAGCTCTCTTATCGGTGAGGAAGAACTGGAAGCTGTTGCTAGTACTCTCGAAAATGATTTTTATATTCAAGCCACTTTTTTCATGGGGCTATTTCACCCATTAAATATGCAGCTTCGTGATTTGTTCGCGGAAGAACGAGCAATTTTTAATTATAAAAACCGCTCGATTGTTCAAACAGTTGCCTCTGAAAGTTTAAAAGTAATCGCCCTAAGAATGAAAGAAAGTTTAATTACTAGTGAACTTAAAAACTTTTTTAACCAGGATGACACGTGGATTCCACTGATTCACACGTTATTTAAGAATCAAGGAAATATTAGTCTAACTGCCAAAGAACTCTTTATGCACCGCAACACAATTCAATATCGTTTGGACAAATTTCATGAACAAACGAACCTTTCCCTTCGTAAAATGGATGGACTGCTTCTGGCTTACCTAGCTACTCTCCAAACTAATACGAAAAACAGTAATCAAGATTAA
- a CDS encoding SDR family oxidoreductase has translation MIKKEKVIVITGASSGIGEATAKLLAEQGNKVVLGARRKENLERITSEIKASGGEAIFQITDVTKHTEVEALAQLALTEFKQIDVWINNAGLMPHSTFDKLKVNEWDQMVDVNIKGVLYGIAAALPAMRQRKTGHFINLSSVAGHQTHSGGGVYSGTKYAVRAISEALRQEEAAAKSNIRVTIISPGAVATELPNTITDEDLKGGINQLYEAVAISPDRIAETILFAINTPEDTTMNEILLRPTIQQP, from the coding sequence ATGATAAAAAAAGAAAAAGTAATCGTCATCACAGGCGCATCCAGTGGAATCGGTGAAGCTACCGCTAAACTTTTAGCTGAACAAGGTAATAAAGTCGTTTTAGGTGCTCGTAGAAAAGAAAATTTAGAACGAATTACGAGTGAGATTAAGGCAAGTGGCGGCGAGGCGATTTTCCAAATAACAGATGTAACCAAACACACTGAGGTTGAAGCATTGGCACAACTTGCATTAACTGAATTTAAACAAATTGATGTTTGGATTAACAATGCTGGTTTAATGCCGCATTCTACTTTTGATAAATTGAAGGTAAACGAATGGGATCAAATGGTCGATGTTAATATTAAAGGCGTTCTTTATGGAATAGCCGCAGCACTCCCAGCCATGCGCCAAAGGAAAACGGGTCACTTTATCAATTTATCATCTGTCGCTGGTCACCAAACACATTCTGGTGGTGGAGTTTATAGTGGAACAAAATATGCGGTTCGTGCGATCAGTGAAGCACTTCGCCAAGAGGAGGCAGCAGCTAAGAGTAACATTCGCGTAACCATTATTTCTCCTGGAGCTGTCGCAACCGAATTGCCGAACACTATCACAGATGAAGATTTAAAAGGTGGCATCAATCAACTTTACGAAGCGGTCGCAATTAGTCCGGATAGAATCGCTGAAACAATTCTATTCGCCATCAACACACCTGAAGACACTACCATGAATGAAATCCTCTTACGCCCAACTATTCAGCAACCATGA
- a CDS encoding DUF3139 domain-containing protein, with protein sequence MKKYKKWWITLGVVLILGLIVYIFWFVIPKNTANKAVDDYLAEQKITSNQIDTRVIKKDWKMGGYLTKIVFKDDPDLKYEYVYDERYEYPHHIYVVAFKDGSSQEDNQMKHPPLPEQLEEMNKTK encoded by the coding sequence ATGAAAAAGTATAAAAAATGGTGGATAACATTAGGAGTTGTGTTGATTCTTGGATTGATTGTATATATCTTTTGGTTTGTAATTCCCAAAAATACGGCTAATAAAGCCGTAGATGACTACTTAGCAGAACAAAAAATTACATCCAATCAAATTGATACAAGAGTAATAAAGAAAGATTGGAAAATGGGTGGTTATCTTACGAAGATAGTTTTTAAAGATGATCCAGATTTAAAATATGAGTATGTTTATGATGAAAGATACGAATATCCACATCATATTTATGTCGTTGCATTTAAAGATGGCTCAAGTCAAGAGGATAACCAGATGAAACACCCACCTCTTCCAGAACAATTGGAAGAGATGAATAAAACAAAGTAG
- a CDS encoding MarR family winged helix-turn-helix transcriptional regulator, translated as MADRQESLAKAIAIIHRSESTFKNKKLLETGLNIGQLRYLWTLYKEDGISQESMAKRFMVDKASVTRHIKRLEELGMIRREMDAKDRRIQRIFVTEVGFMMRDLIEETTADWSAKLTAGFSEEEKDNLLHLLDRLSDNAIRAVGGGDME; from the coding sequence ATGGCGGATAGACAAGAAAGTTTAGCAAAGGCCATCGCGATAATCCATCGTTCAGAAAGTACTTTTAAAAATAAAAAATTACTTGAAACAGGTCTTAATATAGGACAATTACGCTATTTATGGACACTTTATAAAGAAGATGGTATTTCCCAGGAATCAATGGCTAAACGTTTTATGGTCGATAAAGCAAGTGTAACGAGACATATTAAACGTTTAGAAGAACTGGGAATGATTCGCCGTGAAATGGATGCGAAAGATCGACGTATTCAGCGAATTTTTGTGACTGAAGTAGGCTTTATGATGCGTGATTTGATTGAAGAAACAACTGCTGATTGGTCAGCGAAGTTAACAGCTGGTTTTAGCGAAGAAGAAAAAGATAACTTGCTTCATTTGCTTGATAGGTTGTCGGATAATGCGATTAGGGCTGTTGGAGGAGGAGATATGGAATGA
- a CDS encoding VOC family protein codes for MAKLYPYLAFDNAKEALSYYEEVFGATNITRLPVNEEQSEMFGLPNEDLENSTVHGGFTVLGANLFCSDSFGKPVSATNQISIMLDLDNEDPVAVAEAEAFYEKVSSSGKVTVTLPYAEQFWGGKMGQFVDAYGISWMLHSQPYSKL; via the coding sequence ATGGCAAAGTTGTACCCGTATTTAGCTTTTGATAATGCAAAAGAGGCTTTAAGTTATTATGAAGAAGTATTTGGAGCGACGAATATTACCCGTTTACCTGTGAATGAAGAACAAAGCGAGATGTTTGGACTCCCAAATGAAGACCTTGAAAACTCCACGGTTCATGGTGGATTTACGGTACTTGGTGCTAATCTATTTTGCTCAGATTCATTTGGAAAACCAGTTTCAGCGACAAATCAGATTTCTATTATGCTAGACTTAGACAATGAAGATCCGGTGGCCGTAGCGGAGGCAGAAGCTTTTTATGAAAAAGTTAGCTCATCTGGAAAAGTAACCGTCACTTTACCATACGCAGAGCAATTCTGGGGCGGAAAAATGGGACAATTCGTAGATGCATATGGAATTTCTTGGATGCTTCATTCGCAACCTTATTCGAAATTATAA